The Primulina eburnea isolate SZY01 chromosome 13, ASM2296580v1, whole genome shotgun sequence genome includes a region encoding these proteins:
- the LOC140810280 gene encoding uncharacterized protein, with product MEQAQLGQQVHRQQTDVFEQFRRLNTKEFGGTTDPFVVEGWIRSLELLFDYLQMRNGDRARCAIYMLRDDASLWWEGAAHAVDVATLTWARFREMFFRKYFPADVRGRLTREFMSLRQGDLSMVEFIRKFDRGCHFVPMIEEDVVQKLRHFLEGPRPTLGCDVDEAGEL from the coding sequence ATGGAGCAGGCCCAGCTAGGCCAGCAGGTACACAGACAGCAGACAGATGTTTTTGAGCAGTTCCGTAGGCTCAACACGAAGGAATTCGGGGGTACCACTGATCCATTCGTTGTAGAAGGATGGATTAGGTCGCTGGAGTTGCTTTTTGATTATCTGCAGATGAGAAATGGCGACCGGGCCAGGTGCGCTATTTATATGCTGAGAGATGACGCGTCcttatggtgggagggagctGCACATGCAGTGGATGTGGCTACTCTCACGTGGGCCAGATTCAGGGAGATGTTCTTTAGGAAGTATTTCCCAGCTGATGTTAGGGGCCGTCTGACGAGAGAGTTCATGAGCCTCCGGCAGGGGGATTTATCTATGGTGGAGTTTATCCGCAAGTTTGACAGGGGCTGCCATTTTGTGCCCATGATAGAAGAAGATGTCGTccagaagctgaggcatttcctTGAGGGACCGAGACCTACCCTTGGATGTGATGTTGATGAGGCCGGCGAGCTATGA
- the LOC140810582 gene encoding photosystem I reaction center subunit IV, chloroplastic-like: MATCSMAAACGFVVAPNITTNTTALRPGMVSFSTKRNFNQSRLVARAGLEPADAQPDPEPAPAPPAEEAKAEAKPAPVGPPRGAKVKILRKESYWFKGTGSVVAVDQDPKTRYPVVVRFNKVNYANVSTNNYALDEVELVA, from the exons ATGGCGACCTGTAGCATGGCGGCAGCTTGTGGATTTGTGGTGGCACCGAATATCACCACCAACACAACCGCCCTTAGACCCGGCATGGTTTCCTTCTCCACAAAGAGAAACTTCAACCAGTCGAGGTTAGTGGCCCGCGCCGGGTTGGAACCGGCGGATGCACAACCTGATCCTGAACCGGCACCGGCACCGCCAGCAGAAGAGGCTAAAGCAGAAGCCAAGCCAGCACCCGTTGGCCCTCCTAGAGGTGCCAAG GTTAAAATTCTGAGGAAGGAATCATACTGGTTCAAGGGTACTGGCTCAGTTGTTGCTGTTGACCAG GATCCAAAGACTCGTTACCCAGTGGTGGTGAGATTTAACAAAGTGAATTATGCGAATGTATCGACAAACAACTATGCATTGGACGAAGTTGAATTGGTTGCATGA